A single window of Vibrio gazogenes DNA harbors:
- the mukF gene encoding chromosome partition protein MukF, with translation MIDELAQQAEVQPIDELVGWVRQHDLSLNLDTERLAFLIAIAVLSRDRFDDELGEGELHDAFAIVTRLFDETGEASAFRANNAINELVHQRLIRRFTSEVTDGASIYRLSPLAIGITDYYLRHREFSKLKLSIQLSIVADEMAKAKEAAEKGGTESHWQKNVYGILKYSVGEIFDQIDLNQRVMDEQQQEIKEQIAQLLNKDWRDAIQNCESLLSETSSTLKELQDTLQTAGDEMQTQILDIQECVYGESGLTFIEETLFQLQLKLDRIISWGQQAIDLWIGYDRHVHKFIRTAIDMDQNRAFSQRLRQSMNDYFEAPWFLTFADAERFMDMRDEALVLRDDEVTGQVPEDVEYEEFQQVNDVLAEQIGEMLIVHKEQGTPIDLGTILKNYLTEHPKTHHFDLARIVVDQAVRLGYSASDYQAIQPDWQAINEFGAKVQANVIDRYE, from the coding sequence ATGATAGACGAATTGGCGCAACAAGCCGAAGTACAACCAATCGATGAATTGGTTGGATGGGTCAGGCAGCATGACTTGTCTCTCAATCTGGATACCGAGCGACTCGCATTTTTGATTGCGATAGCCGTATTGAGTCGGGATCGATTTGATGACGAACTCGGTGAAGGGGAATTACATGATGCATTTGCGATCGTCACACGGTTATTTGATGAAACCGGTGAAGCATCTGCATTTCGGGCCAATAATGCGATCAATGAATTGGTTCATCAGCGGCTTATCCGACGTTTTACCAGTGAAGTGACCGATGGTGCGAGTATCTATCGATTATCACCGTTGGCGATTGGCATCACAGATTATTACCTGCGCCATCGTGAGTTTTCGAAACTGAAACTGTCGATTCAACTGTCGATTGTTGCGGATGAAATGGCAAAAGCCAAAGAAGCGGCTGAAAAAGGTGGTACGGAATCTCACTGGCAAAAGAATGTTTATGGCATCTTAAAATATTCCGTGGGCGAGATTTTTGATCAGATCGATCTCAATCAACGGGTGATGGACGAGCAACAACAAGAGATCAAAGAACAGATTGCCCAGTTGTTGAACAAAGATTGGCGTGATGCCATTCAGAATTGTGAATCGCTCTTGTCAGAGACATCATCGACGTTAAAAGAGTTGCAAGACACGCTCCAGACTGCCGGTGATGAAATGCAGACACAGATCCTTGATATTCAGGAATGTGTTTATGGTGAATCCGGACTGACGTTTATTGAAGAAACATTATTTCAGTTGCAGCTCAAACTCGATCGAATTATCAGTTGGGGTCAACAGGCTATTGATTTATGGATCGGTTACGACCGACATGTGCATAAATTCATCCGGACCGCGATTGATATGGACCAAAACCGAGCGTTTAGTCAGCGTTTACGTCAATCGATGAACGATTACTTCGAGGCCCCTTGGTTCCTCACTTTTGCCGATGCTGAGCGCTTCATGGATATGCGAGATGAAGCCTTGGTTCTCCGTGACGATGAAGTGACCGGACAAGTCCCCGAAGATGTTGAATACGAAGAGTTTCAACAGGTCAACGATGTACTGGCAGAACAGATCGGTGAGATGCTGATCGTGCATAAAGAGCAAGGTACACCGATTGATCTCGGCACCATTTTAAAGAATTACCTCACAGAACATCCAAAAACGCATCATTTTGATTTAGCCAGAATCGTGGTCGATCAGGCCGTCCGGTTAGGATATTCAGCGTCTGATTATCAGGCGATTCAACCGGATTGGCAGGCAATCAATGAATTTGGTGCAAAGGTACAAGCAAATGTCATCGACAGATATGAATGA
- the cmoM gene encoding tRNA uridine 5-oxyacetic acid(34) methyltransferase CmoM, whose translation MTEDRNFDDIAHKFAKNIYGSDKGMIRQTIVWEDIQTILTSFPPEQLPLSVLDAGGGLAQLSQRLAMQGHQVTLCDLSSEMLQLAQTDIEKKGLLAQYRFVHAAVQDMQQYLTDPVDFLMFHAVMEWLADPKDALEKLLTQVRSGGIASIMFYNHHGLVLKNVICGNIPHVLDGMPYRKRFKLQPQQGLNPEDVYQWIEACGFSIEGKSGIRSFSDYIGNRQNMGEYTEEDVLALERQLCRQEPYLSLGRYIHVWARKK comes from the coding sequence GTGACTGAAGATCGCAATTTCGACGATATTGCCCACAAATTTGCAAAAAATATATATGGCTCTGACAAAGGTATGATCCGTCAGACCATCGTGTGGGAAGATATTCAAACTATTTTAACATCATTTCCTCCGGAACAGCTGCCACTTTCGGTTCTGGATGCCGGTGGTGGGCTGGCACAGCTATCGCAGCGGCTCGCGATGCAGGGACATCAGGTGACATTATGTGATCTTTCTTCGGAAATGTTGCAGTTGGCGCAGACCGATATTGAAAAAAAAGGTCTGCTTGCGCAGTATCGCTTTGTCCATGCGGCAGTGCAGGATATGCAACAATATCTCACTGATCCGGTTGACTTCTTGATGTTTCACGCCGTGATGGAGTGGTTGGCCGATCCGAAGGATGCGCTGGAAAAACTACTGACTCAGGTTCGAAGCGGTGGCATTGCGTCTATCATGTTTTACAATCATCACGGATTAGTTCTAAAAAATGTTATATGCGGGAATATTCCTCATGTATTAGATGGTATGCCATATCGCAAACGATTTAAGTTGCAGCCACAGCAAGGCCTGAATCCAGAGGATGTCTATCAATGGATAGAAGCTTGTGGATTCAGTATTGAAGGCAAAAGCGGTATTCGCTCGTTCAGTGATTACATTGGTAATCGTCAGAATATGGGGGAATACACTGAAGAAGATGTACTGGCGCTTGAAAGGCAATTATGTCGGCAAGAGCCTTATTTATCTCTGGGTCGTTACATTCATGTATGGGCCAGAAAAAAGTAA
- the elyC gene encoding envelope biogenesis factor ElyC — translation MLFFRTIFYMFELKKIIAALMMPLPALLIIGFIGLMMIMFSTKRKTGCLIVLFSYTLLFLASFQPVSDRLLAPLERKYSAFLPVEGSIDYIMVLGSGHIVDDQLPPTSQLSRSALVRLTEGIRIMRMYPGSRLILSGYAGGTRFSHARMLARVALSLGVAKSDIVLLESAKDTWEEAQLAASFVGPRKLVLVTSASHMDRALHEFQSAGLNPIPAPTNYLSYKNIAQPWIKYAPKAIYLEQTEKYWYETLGRFWHYLKNWVANQEATVAEPSKQEP, via the coding sequence TTGCTGTTTTTTCGGACTATTTTTTATATGTTTGAGCTTAAAAAAATCATAGCTGCATTAATGATGCCCCTTCCCGCCTTACTCATCATTGGTTTTATTGGCCTCATGATGATTATGTTTTCAACAAAAAGGAAAACCGGTTGCCTGATTGTTCTATTCTCCTATACGTTGCTGTTTCTAGCATCATTTCAACCCGTGTCAGATCGTCTTCTCGCACCATTGGAACGTAAGTATTCAGCCTTTTTACCCGTTGAGGGTAGCATTGACTACATCATGGTTCTCGGTAGTGGTCATATCGTCGATGATCAACTCCCACCGACATCTCAGCTCAGTCGCTCAGCGCTAGTACGACTCACCGAGGGGATCCGGATTATGCGGATGTATCCGGGCTCTCGCCTGATTCTTTCCGGATATGCGGGTGGTACCCGATTCAGCCATGCTCGGATGTTAGCAAGAGTGGCCTTATCTCTCGGCGTGGCAAAATCAGATATCGTATTGCTCGAAAGTGCCAAAGATACGTGGGAAGAAGCCCAGTTAGCCGCAAGTTTTGTCGGACCACGAAAGTTGGTGCTCGTCACCTCTGCCAGTCATATGGATCGCGCATTGCACGAGTTTCAATCTGCCGGACTCAATCCGATCCCGGCACCGACCAACTACCTGTCCTATAAAAATATAGCGCAACCGTGGATAAAATATGCCCCTAAGGCGATTTATCTCGAACAAACAGAAAAATATTGGTATGAGACATTGGGAAGGTTTTGGCACTATTTGAAAAACTGGGTTGCCAATCAGGAAGCGACCGTTGCTGAACCATCGAAACAAGAGCCGTAG
- the purR gene encoding HTH-type transcriptional repressor PurR has product MATIKDVARLAGVSTTTVSHVINKTRFVAETTQEKVMEAVKTLNYAPSAVARSLKCNSTRTIGMLVTQSTNPFFSEVIDGVESYCYRQGYTLILCNTGGLYEKQRDYIRMLAEKRVDGMLVMCSDLTAELLEMLEAYSDIPKVIMDWGPESSQADKIIDNSEEGGYLATKYLIDKGHRDIACLSGHLSKAACQERIQGFYRAMAEAGLTPNENWILEGNFECDTAVLAADKIIAMDEQPTAVFCFNDTMALGLISRLQQRGIKVPEDISVIGYDNIEISEYFSPPLTTIHQPKRRVGKNAFEILLERIKSKEHERRTFEMHPEIVERNTVKDLNKK; this is encoded by the coding sequence ATGGCTACGATAAAAGACGTTGCCCGCTTGGCGGGAGTTTCAACAACAACTGTTTCACACGTAATTAACAAAACTCGATTTGTGGCAGAAACGACCCAAGAAAAAGTCATGGAAGCCGTGAAAACACTGAACTATGCACCAAGTGCTGTGGCGCGGAGTCTAAAGTGCAACTCTACGCGAACAATCGGCATGTTAGTCACTCAGTCTACTAACCCATTCTTTTCTGAAGTCATTGATGGTGTTGAAAGCTATTGTTATCGACAAGGCTACACGCTCATCTTGTGTAATACCGGTGGTTTATACGAAAAACAACGTGACTACATCCGGATGCTGGCTGAAAAACGGGTCGATGGCATGTTAGTCATGTGTTCTGACCTGACTGCCGAGCTTCTGGAAATGCTAGAAGCCTATAGTGATATTCCGAAAGTCATTATGGACTGGGGCCCTGAAAGCTCACAAGCTGACAAAATCATCGATAATTCAGAAGAAGGTGGCTACCTTGCAACCAAGTATCTCATTGATAAAGGTCACCGCGATATTGCTTGTTTAAGTGGACATTTATCAAAAGCTGCTTGTCAGGAACGGATCCAAGGGTTCTACAGAGCCATGGCAGAAGCAGGTTTGACCCCGAATGAGAACTGGATTCTGGAAGGTAACTTCGAATGCGATACCGCGGTCTTGGCTGCAGACAAGATTATTGCGATGGACGAACAGCCCACTGCCGTTTTTTGCTTCAACGATACAATGGCTTTAGGGCTGATAAGTCGCTTACAACAGAGAGGCATCAAGGTGCCTGAAGATATCTCGGTGATCGGTTACGACAATATTGAGATCTCTGAATATTTTTCTCCGCCACTGACAACCATTCACCAACCAAAACGTCGGGTCGGGAAAAACGCTTTTGAAATCTTGTTAGAACGAATCAAAAGTAAAGAACATGAACGCCGTACCTTTGAAATGCACCCTGAAATTGTGGAACGCAATACCGTTAAAGATTTAAATAAAAAATAA
- a CDS encoding TfoX/Sxy family DNA transformation protein produces MDKPILRDSMRLFEQLGRVKSRSMFGGFGIFVNDIMFALVVQDKLHIRADSHSLETFKAKGFEPYVYTKRGFPVVTKYFALPADYWNDVDTIFNIAKQAYLNAKNEKTTHVETKPQRLKDLPNLRLATERMLRKAGINSVEELHQKGSLSAYKAIISSHPSTQPPLELLWALEGAIEGKHWSVISQARRDELARQI; encoded by the coding sequence ATGGATAAACCAATTCTTAGAGATTCAATGCGGCTTTTTGAACAATTAGGCCGTGTCAAGTCACGCTCAATGTTTGGCGGATTTGGAATTTTCGTCAATGACATCATGTTCGCACTTGTCGTTCAAGATAAACTACATATACGGGCAGACAGTCACTCACTGGAAACATTTAAAGCAAAAGGTTTTGAACCTTATGTGTATACAAAACGTGGGTTTCCTGTTGTAACGAAGTACTTTGCACTTCCCGCAGACTATTGGAATGATGTAGATACAATTTTCAATATTGCGAAACAAGCCTATTTGAACGCAAAAAATGAAAAAACGACCCATGTCGAGACGAAACCACAACGATTGAAAGATCTGCCTAACCTTCGCTTAGCAACCGAACGGATGCTACGTAAAGCAGGGATTAATTCCGTTGAAGAGCTTCATCAGAAAGGTTCTCTCAGCGCATATAAAGCAATCATAAGCTCTCATCCTTCTACACAACCGCCATTAGAACTCCTATGGGCATTAGAAGGTGCAATTGAAGGAAAACACTGGTCCGTGATTTCTCAAGCAAGACGCGACGAGCTAGCTCGGCAAATTTAA
- the glgA gene encoding glycogen synthase GlgA: MEQIDVWFTVSEVEGIIKSGGLADVAKALPTALNSLGHRVRIVLPGYRLVPDKADTAVILETELSHWPHTAYQVRKFDRDGVEIYLIDCDKYFDRPELYSEHNRAYADNGERFGFFSAAVLDVLPKLGIQPNIIHANDWHTGFVPFLLKTRYADDPYFQRMKSILTIHNALFKGVFSYDELEIIPELHLSGMAALQYGHGYVSALRVGIAYADKINAVSRHYAAELLTPLGAHGLVDDFVRRERDLFGIINGCDYSEWDPRIDSHIPRNYTNEPDSLKEGKATCKRQLQEELLLPTRDVPVFGMVCRLTYQKGFHYLLPILEQFLRNDVQLVIVGTGEPEIANRLHQISATSSQKFAFVDAYSNRFAHLVEAASDFFLMPSEFEACGLNQIYSMAYGTLPIVREVGGLKDTVFDYDLFPDKATGFSFTEPTPEALLICMQRALLLYLQQPEKKLAIQRRAMEQDFRWEDSAQQYVRMYEAALMGYSHTH, encoded by the coding sequence ATGGAACAAATCGATGTATGGTTTACCGTTTCTGAAGTTGAAGGGATTATAAAAAGTGGTGGTTTGGCCGATGTCGCAAAAGCGCTTCCGACAGCTTTGAATAGCCTGGGACATCGCGTAAGAATTGTGTTGCCGGGTTATCGCCTCGTACCGGACAAAGCTGATACAGCTGTGATTCTGGAGACTGAATTGTCTCACTGGCCTCATACGGCTTATCAAGTTCGTAAGTTTGACCGAGACGGTGTCGAGATTTACTTGATTGACTGTGATAAATATTTTGATCGCCCAGAGCTGTATTCCGAACATAATCGAGCCTATGCCGATAATGGGGAACGCTTTGGATTTTTTTCTGCTGCGGTATTGGACGTTTTACCGAAATTGGGTATTCAGCCTAATATCATTCATGCCAATGATTGGCATACTGGGTTTGTCCCTTTCCTCTTAAAAACACGTTATGCTGATGATCCTTACTTTCAGCGGATGAAGAGTATCTTGACGATCCATAATGCTTTATTTAAAGGGGTATTTTCTTATGATGAATTAGAAATTATCCCTGAATTGCATTTAAGTGGTATGGCGGCTCTACAATATGGTCATGGTTATGTGAGTGCGCTCAGAGTCGGTATCGCATATGCGGATAAGATTAATGCCGTTAGTCGTCACTATGCGGCTGAGTTACTGACACCACTTGGTGCCCACGGATTAGTCGATGATTTTGTCCGTCGAGAGAGAGACCTGTTCGGGATTATTAATGGCTGTGATTACTCGGAGTGGGATCCTCGAATTGACAGTCATATTCCACGTAATTACACCAATGAGCCCGACTCCTTAAAAGAAGGGAAAGCAACCTGTAAACGTCAGTTACAAGAAGAGTTGTTATTACCAACCCGGGATGTCCCCGTGTTTGGGATGGTTTGTCGTTTGACCTATCAAAAAGGATTTCACTATTTGTTACCGATTCTGGAGCAATTCCTGCGAAATGACGTGCAATTGGTGATTGTCGGGACAGGCGAGCCGGAGATAGCAAATCGTCTACACCAGATCTCTGCAACATCATCACAAAAGTTTGCATTTGTTGATGCTTACAGTAATCGTTTTGCTCATCTGGTTGAAGCCGCCTCTGATTTCTTTTTGATGCCCTCTGAGTTTGAAGCGTGTGGGTTAAACCAGATTTACAGCATGGCTTATGGCACATTACCGATTGTCCGAGAGGTCGGTGGGCTGAAAGATACCGTTTTTGACTATGATCTCTTTCCCGATAAAGCGACAGGGTTCAGTTTTACTGAACCGACACCGGAAGCATTACTCATTTGTATGCAACGTGCACTGCTGCTCTATCTGCAACAGCCAGAGAAAAAGTTAGCGATACAGCGACGGGCGATGGAGCAAGATTTTCGTTGGGAAGATTCTGCTCAGCAGTATGTTCGGATGTATGAAGCCGCACTGATGGGCTACTCACACACGCATTGA
- the glgC gene encoding glucose-1-phosphate adenylyltransferase — MAGVLSMILAGGEGSRLRPLTEGRSKPAVPFGGSYRLIDFALNNFVNADLMRIYVLTQFKSQSLYVHLKKGWNVSGITDRFIDVIPAQMRDGRRWYEGTADAIYQNVRFIELASPDYVCIFGSDHIYKMDVRQMLDFHKQTEAHLTVSALRMPIKEASQFGVIEVDRDGKMIGFEEKPSNPKPIPGEPEWALISMGNYIFDADVLCDELKKDAVNEHSSHDFGKDIIPKLFPEGHVYVYDFSTNKIKGERKATYWRDVGTIDSYWAANMDLLSNDPLFSLYNRSWPLHTYYPPLPPATFVDADDRRVKITDSLVSGGSYIQGATIFKSILGFRSNIAAGSHISESVILGDGKIGAGCTIKRTIIDKHVEIAPGTVIGEDLELDRKRFYVSEGGIVVIAKGTKVGF; from the coding sequence ATGGCTGGTGTATTGAGTATGATCTTAGCTGGTGGTGAGGGATCTCGGCTGAGACCTTTAACTGAAGGCAGAAGTAAACCCGCAGTTCCGTTTGGAGGAAGCTATCGGTTAATTGATTTTGCTCTGAACAACTTTGTTAATGCAGACTTGATGCGTATTTACGTATTGACCCAATTTAAGTCCCAATCACTTTATGTTCACTTGAAAAAAGGTTGGAATGTTTCTGGCATTACGGATCGATTTATTGATGTGATTCCTGCTCAGATGAGAGATGGAAGACGTTGGTATGAAGGGACCGCTGATGCCATTTATCAAAATGTTCGTTTCATCGAACTTGCCTCACCTGATTATGTTTGTATATTCGGCTCGGATCATATCTATAAAATGGATGTTCGTCAGATGCTGGATTTCCACAAACAAACAGAAGCTCATCTGACCGTCTCTGCGTTACGAATGCCAATCAAGGAGGCATCCCAGTTTGGGGTTATTGAAGTTGACCGTGACGGAAAAATGATCGGTTTTGAAGAAAAGCCAAGCAACCCTAAGCCGATTCCCGGAGAACCGGAGTGGGCGCTGATTTCGATGGGCAACTATATTTTTGATGCAGACGTGCTTTGTGATGAATTGAAGAAAGATGCAGTCAATGAGCACTCCAGCCATGATTTCGGAAAAGATATCATTCCGAAACTTTTCCCTGAAGGCCATGTTTACGTTTACGATTTCTCAACAAATAAAATCAAAGGTGAAAGAAAAGCAACCTATTGGCGAGATGTCGGAACCATTGATTCTTACTGGGCAGCCAACATGGACTTGTTGAGTAATGACCCTCTATTTTCTCTGTACAACCGGAGCTGGCCACTCCATACCTATTATCCACCGTTACCCCCGGCGACATTTGTGGATGCAGATGATCGCCGCGTTAAGATTACGGATAGTCTGGTGTCGGGGGGAAGTTACATTCAAGGGGCGACGATTTTTAAATCAATCCTTGGTTTTCGGAGTAATATTGCTGCTGGCTCTCATATCAGTGAATCTGTTATTTTAGGTGATGGAAAGATTGGTGCCGGTTGTACTATTAAGCGGACGATTATTGATAAGCATGTTGAAATTGCACCCGGCACCGTGATTGGTGAAGACTTAGAATTGGACAGGAAACGATTCTATGTTTCTGAAGGGGGAATTGTTGTGATTGCAAAAGGAACGAAAGTTGGATTCTGA